The Oncorhynchus keta strain PuntledgeMale-10-30-2019 chromosome 22, Oket_V2, whole genome shotgun sequence genome includes the window CTaacactcatgactgcacagccaggcacgactccaacaccaccattaaatttgctgatgacacaacagtggtaggcctgatcaccgacaacaacgagacaggctatagggaggaggtcagagaacaccaacaaactaacatggcccAAGCACACCATGAGGgtcgtgaagcgggcacgacaaaacctattctccctcaggagaaaaaaaatatttggcatgggtcctcagatcctcaaaaggttttacagctgcaccattgagagcatggttgcatcactgcctggtatggcaactgctcggcctccgaccgcaacaCACTACTtagggtagtgtgaacggcctagtacatcactggggccaagcttcatgccatgcaggacctctatactaggcggagtcagaggaaggccctaaaaaatgtcaaagactccaggcaccctagtcatagactgttctctctgctaccacacggcaagcagaccagagcgccaagtctaggtccaagaggcttctaaacaacctctatctccaagccataagactcctgaacatctagtcaaatagctacccagactattcgcattgcctcccccctcccctctcccctctccacaccactgccactctctgttgtctactacttcaactaaccggtgcccctgcagattgactctgtacctgcaCCCCCCTGTATGTAttattatttactgctgctctttaattactgtattttttaaaactgcactgttggttaggggctcataagtaacacctgttgtatttggcgcatgtgaataataaaatgtgatttgattagaGTATTTAGTGGAGTTTGCAGGGTTTTAAAGTTCTCTGTTCTGGCTATGGTCTATTAAGGCTCATGGTTGTGAGCGTCAACCTTCAACCTAATCATTATAAGTCCCATAACGCATATAAATAATGCATACAGCATTATATTGATGTTAGTCAGAGTGATCATAATGGGAATGTTGACTGTGTTTCTTGTGCTTCCAGGTTGTGTTTTAAGGGGAGGAAGCAGTGAAGTCGCGTGGAGGAGAAGCTGTTAGTCTTGGGTTACAGACCTGGATTAATGCTTGGCTTAGGACACCAGAGGAAACCAACTCTTCTTTCAGAGGATCCTTTTCTTCAACACAGTAATACCCTACCGAGGACTCAGGGCCTTTGACTGTTATCATCAGTGACTGCTCAAACCCATTCACAGACAGACGGACATCTTTCACCACGTATTTAATCCTAAAAGTACACACTATATAAGGAGACCGCAGGGTGAGAGTGTTTACTTGTTAGACCCACACTGGGCTTCAGACAGAGCTCTGCTTTTCAAACCCACTAACTGCCCCTTCCCTGGAGAAAAGGCTTACCGGTACTTAGCATCTAATGCTGTGCGTTGCTTTCACATTCAGCATCATTGATCTACTGACCCCCCTCTGATCTGATTAGCCTTTTAGCCTCTCATATTGTTTAcgcaaatatatacacacacacacaggcgcatgCTGCTGTCATGCTGTCAGCTCGTTTACACATCTACGTCTCGCCTGGCTGTGATTAGCATCCACTACAGACAACACCTGGGTATATCGCATCTGTACACAATTAGCTCCCATTGAGGAACCTGGGTAGTACTACTAGTACAGTACGCTGTTGCCCTGTGCTGTACTGCTGTGTTTATCCACACTGGCAGGTGCCTGTGTCATGTCCGGTCTGTCAAGGTGGATGTCTGTGTGAGAGAGTGGATACGACAGGGCTCTGATAAACACATGTTCTGTAGTCATCTACTACTGCCTATGGGTCGGTCACTGTGAGCGGAAGAGGTACTGGTACTGATCATACTGTCTGTCTATCACCCTGTCAGAAGAGATCAAGATCAAATCTCTCTTGAAGAAGACACTTCATCAAAAAAAGACGAACCTGGATAACAAAGGCCGAATAGAACATATCACTGTCCATCCGTCCCTCCGTACCCCTGTGGCCCACTACCCCCACCATCCAATTTGTGTGCCATTTCTCGCGCCGGACCCCTTGGAGGATGAATGATGTCCCCACTCTGGACTATGAGCTGCTGCTGTCCCCTGGGCCCTCCCTCCCTGGGGCCCCCAGCAGTCCTCCTCTGGTGGGGGGTGACGCAGAGCAGAGGACGGCCTTTGCCTTCGTGGGGCTCCTCATGCTCTTCCTTGTCTT containing:
- the LOC118400781 gene encoding cortexin-1-like is translated as MNDVPTLDYELLLSPGPSLPGAPSSPPLVGGDAEQRTAFAFVGLLMLFLVFLLVRCFRILLDPYSRMPSSSWTEHKEGAERGQFDYALV